In Euphorbia lathyris chromosome 2, ddEupLath1.1, whole genome shotgun sequence, the sequence TGCCTAGGCAGAAACGGGTGATCCACCCGTTTCCGCCTAGGCAGAAACGGATAGTTCATCCGTTTCTGCCTAGGCGGAATGGTATGAATCACCCGTTTAGCCTATTTTGGATGAATTTTGTCTCCGAATTCGGAAATGAAAGTTGTGTTTTCGAttcgattttcaaataaaaatacttaTCCGATGAATCATTAGTCTTTTTCCTTTACCGTGTTTAAGTTCCATGAATATTGTTCAGGTTTTTGAATTTCGAAGaaatttgagagaatttcaatttttgagtttaaaaaatGAACAGGGTAAAAGTGTCCAAGAAAaaacggtgataagtaatttagaagcggtaaatagcaatccacttaataataatttatgttTAGTAGAAATTAAATTAGAAAACTTTCCACTTAATATTTCAGAAAATTAAATCagtaattattttataaaagaaaGGCAGTGGAAAGGAAATACAATAGAATGAGAAAAAATTACTATAAAATGGCGCCCGCCTTTTGGTCTGTTATTTACTGTTATAAATTAAGagagcaaaaatatataattataagaaaataaaacagAGTGGTCTCCAACCAACACCAACCCcacacactctctctctcttcttcttcttccttcttataATCTTCCATCTTCACTCTTTCAGATTTCAGGGCTCAATCTCAACTTCTGAGCTCTCTTCATTTTCTCATCCTCCAAACACTCTTAATTCTCAGAAACTCATCTCAATATCAACAATGGCTTCTTCGCCACCAGACACAAGCAAAACCATAAAGCTTGAAAGATACAACAGCTATATTCGCAGAATTCACACCACTAAAGTTCTCAATGCTTCCTCCAAAATTCTCTTCCGTTCAACTCTTCTTATCGCTCTCGTTCTTATTCTTTTCTTCACTATCAATTATCCTCCACTTTCCGATCGTAACGCTGTTAATTCCAATTATCCTCACCGACATAGTTTTCTCTCAACTTCCTTCTTCGCTCCTTCCACCGCGGTAGGCGGCGCTGGCTGGGAGAAACAAGTCCGTCACTCCGCTACTCCTCGCCGGCCTAATGGATTCTCCGTTTTAGTAACAGGCGCTGCCGGATTCGTCGGATCACACTCCTCATTGGCTTTGAAAAAGAGAGGAGACGGAGTTCTCGGATTGGATAATTTCAACAATTACTACGATCCGTCGTTGAAAAGAGATAGACAGAAGCTTTTACAACGGCATCAGATTTTCATCGTTGAAGGAGATCTGAACGACGCTGCATTGCTGGCTAAattgtttgatgttgttccgtTTACTCACATACTTCATCTGGCGGCTCAAGCTGGGGTTCGTTACGCAATGAAAAACCCCCAATCTTATGTTAGTTCGAACATTGCTGGATTTATTAATCTTCTAGAAGTCGCCAAAGCAGCAAATCCGCAGCCGGCGATAGTCTGGGCTTCTTCGAGCTCAGTCTACGGGTTAAACACTCAAGTTCCGTTCTCGGAGAATCACCAAACAGATCAACCGGCGAGTCTCTACGCAGCAACGAAGAAAGCAGGGGAAGAAATCGCTCATACTTATAACCATATCTACGGCCTGTCTCTAACCGGGTTAAGATTCTTCACGGTTTACGGCCCATGGGGCAGACCCGACATGGCTTATTTCTTCTTCACAAAAGATATTTTACAAGGCAAGCCAATCGACGTGTACCAGACGCAGGATGAGAAGCAGGTGGCGCGTGACTTCACATACATTGATGACATCGTGAAAGGATGTATAGGAGCGCTGGATACGGCAGAGAAGAGCACCGGAAGCGGtgggaagaagaaaaaaccgGCGCAATTGAGAGTTTACAATCTCGGAAACACATCGCCGGTGCCGGTGGGGAACTTGGTGTCGATATTGGAGAATTTATTGAGCACAAAAGCGAAGAAACATGTGATTAAGATGCCGAGAAACGGAGATGTGCCGTTCACTCATGCTAATGTGAGTTTAGCATTTAAGGATTTTGGGTATAAACCAAGCACAGATTTGAGTACTGGATTGAGGAAATTCG encodes:
- the LOC136219309 gene encoding UDP-glucuronate 4-epimerase 6, with the protein product MASSPPDTSKTIKLERYNSYIRRIHTTKVLNASSKILFRSTLLIALVLILFFTINYPPLSDRNAVNSNYPHRHSFLSTSFFAPSTAVGGAGWEKQVRHSATPRRPNGFSVLVTGAAGFVGSHSSLALKKRGDGVLGLDNFNNYYDPSLKRDRQKLLQRHQIFIVEGDLNDAALLAKLFDVVPFTHILHLAAQAGVRYAMKNPQSYVSSNIAGFINLLEVAKAANPQPAIVWASSSSVYGLNTQVPFSENHQTDQPASLYAATKKAGEEIAHTYNHIYGLSLTGLRFFTVYGPWGRPDMAYFFFTKDILQGKPIDVYQTQDEKQVARDFTYIDDIVKGCIGALDTAEKSTGSGGKKKKPAQLRVYNLGNTSPVPVGNLVSILENLLSTKAKKHVIKMPRNGDVPFTHANVSLAFKDFGYKPSTDLSTGLRKFVKWYVSYYGIETRVKKESRVNSEHTED